One Thalassospira marina DNA window includes the following coding sequences:
- a CDS encoding cupin domain-containing protein has translation MPDASLANLFAALPDAKNSEIFDEILRSPCLRIERIVSHGQSSPATGWYDQQPAEWVILLSGSAEILFEGEPKGHVLKPGDHLYIPPGCRHRVVWTEKDTDTVWLAVFFDGRGVHYNAA, from the coding sequence ATGCCCGACGCATCACTGGCAAATCTTTTTGCCGCACTTCCCGACGCCAAAAACAGCGAAATCTTTGACGAAATCCTGCGCTCGCCCTGCCTGCGCATCGAACGGATCGTTTCACACGGCCAATCCTCGCCCGCAACCGGCTGGTATGACCAACAACCTGCCGAATGGGTCATTTTACTCAGCGGCAGTGCCGAAATCCTGTTTGAAGGCGAACCAAAGGGCCATGTCCTGAAACCGGGTGACCACCTTTATATCCCGCCGGGATGCCGGCATCGCGTGGTCTGGACGGAAAAAGACACCGACACCGTCTGGCTGGCTGTTTTCTTTGACGGGCGCGGCGTGCATTACAACGCTGCCTGA
- a CDS encoding transglutaminase-like cysteine peptidase, whose translation MQLKLTRPLWGIIKDVHWQARTGFDYRADIDKYHKQEYWSIPDNKRPEGDCEDFALWCSQNLIKKGIAWQHQAVAYCQTETGTGHLVLMINTDRGVYVLDNRQDSVMGYADLASTYHFIAQSQWGKSMDQAWVRIEDKITPV comes from the coding sequence ATGCAGCTAAAACTCACCCGACCGCTATGGGGCATTATTAAAGATGTTCACTGGCAGGCCCGCACCGGCTTTGACTACCGCGCGGACATCGACAAGTACCACAAGCAGGAATATTGGAGCATTCCCGATAACAAACGACCTGAAGGGGATTGCGAGGATTTCGCCCTGTGGTGCTCGCAAAACCTGATCAAAAAAGGGATCGCCTGGCAACACCAGGCGGTGGCGTACTGCCAAACCGAAACCGGCACCGGCCACCTTGTTCTCATGATCAACACGGATCGCGGGGTTTATGTGCTTGATAACCGCCAGGACAGCGTTATGGGCTATGCCGACCTCGCCAGCACCTATCACTTCATCGCCCAAAGCCAGTGGGGCAAGTCGATGGATCAGGCGTGGGTGAGGATTGAGGATAAAATTACCCCTGTCTAA
- a CDS encoding Dps family protein gives MQIDIGINEQNRTEIASGLGRVLADSYALYLKTHNFHWNVTGPMFQTLHTMFEQQYTELATAVDELAERIRSLGAYAPGSFSAYSELSSITEEKGVPAAKEMIKQLVEGHETVIKTARALYPLCDEADDDATADLLTQRIQTHEKTAWMLRSLLEG, from the coding sequence ATGCAGATTGATATTGGTATTAACGAACAGAACCGTACCGAAATTGCATCGGGTCTTGGCCGGGTGCTGGCGGATTCCTATGCCCTGTATCTGAAAACACACAATTTCCACTGGAACGTGACGGGGCCGATGTTCCAGACCCTGCACACCATGTTTGAACAGCAATATACCGAACTTGCCACCGCTGTTGACGAACTGGCCGAACGTATCCGTTCCCTTGGCGCCTATGCACCGGGCAGCTTTTCCGCCTATTCCGAGCTTAGCTCGATCACCGAGGAAAAAGGTGTTCCCGCCGCCAAGGAAATGATCAAGCAGCTGGTTGAAGGCCACGAAACCGTGATCAAAACCGCCCGCGCACTTTATCCGCTATGTGATGAAGCCGACGATGATGCCACGGCCGACCTTCTGACCCAGCGCATCCAGACCCATGAAAAAACCGCCTGGATGCTGCGTTCGCTTCTTGAAGGCTAA
- a CDS encoding DUF6900 domain-containing protein: MNDLNQLFEQIARDELFINTLETKGHDSKDFHDVAVWGLKAALRRAYEAGAQSTAKGK; the protein is encoded by the coding sequence ATGAATGATTTGAACCAGCTTTTTGAACAGATCGCCCGCGACGAGTTGTTTATCAACACGCTCGAAACCAAAGGGCATGACAGCAAAGATTTTCATGATGTTGCTGTATGGGGCTTAAAAGCCGCCTTGCGCCGCGCCTATGAAGCAGGGGCGCAGAGCACGGCCAAAGGCAAATAA
- a CDS encoding DNA adenine methylase, whose amino-acid sequence MSTQTVKPVLPVAPYLGGKRNLAKRLVAMIDQIDHTTYAEPFVGMGGVFLRRIRQPKAEVINDINRELATFYRILQRHYVPFMEMMRFQITTRAEFERLVKTDPTTLTDLERAARFLYLQRTAFGGKVSGRNFGVSVERPGRFDITKLGPMLDDLHSRLSGVVIECLPYGDFITRYDRAETLFYLDPPYFGGENDYGKNVFERADFERLSELLRGLSGRFILSLNDVPEIREIFAGFSIEATEVNYSIARRAESRRAFGELIISNI is encoded by the coding sequence ATGTCTACACAAACAGTTAAACCCGTGCTTCCGGTTGCCCCCTATCTTGGGGGCAAACGCAACCTCGCCAAGCGTTTGGTGGCAATGATCGATCAGATCGATCACACCACGTATGCAGAGCCTTTTGTGGGTATGGGCGGCGTATTTTTGCGCCGAATCCGGCAACCAAAGGCTGAAGTCATCAATGACATAAACCGCGAACTGGCCACCTTTTATCGCATCCTCCAGCGCCACTACGTGCCGTTTATGGAGATGATGCGCTTTCAGATTACGACCAGGGCGGAGTTTGAACGCCTAGTCAAAACCGATCCGACCACATTAACCGACCTCGAACGCGCCGCCCGTTTCCTTTATCTTCAGCGCACAGCGTTTGGTGGCAAGGTTTCGGGCCGCAATTTCGGGGTGTCGGTCGAACGACCGGGACGGTTCGACATCACCAAGCTGGGGCCAATGCTCGATGATCTGCATTCGCGCTTGTCGGGTGTGGTGATTGAATGTTTGCCTTATGGTGATTTCATCACGCGCTACGACCGTGCAGAGACGCTGTTTTATCTCGACCCGCCCTATTTCGGGGGCGAGAACGATTACGGGAAAAACGTCTTTGAACGGGCTGATTTTGAGAGACTGTCAGAGCTTCTAAGAGGCCTCTCGGGGCGCTTTATTCTGTCTCTTAACGACGTGCCAGAGATCCGTGAAATCTTTGCCGGGTTCTCAATTGAGGCCACCGAGGTCAATTATTCAATTGCCAGACGGGCTGAAAGCCGTCGTGCGTTTGGTGAGCTGATCATTTCCAACATCTGA
- the msrP gene encoding protein-methionine-sulfoxide reductase catalytic subunit MsrP, with product MLIKRKRGWELPESAVTPEAIYRNRRNFIKGIAAGTLGAAATALPVGRAFAQAAMPDGDLYPAKRNDAYKVDRDITPKAKATGYNNFYEFGSHKFIAEAAQALKTSPWTVKIDGMVEKPMEIDFEDLVRKMPLEERVYRFRCVEAWAMTVPWTGFPLKALVDFAKPMSGAKYIEMETASQEDTMPGLKQFWYPWPYVEGLTMAEATNELTMIATGLYGEPIPKQNGAPLRLVTPWKYGFKNIKSIVRFTFTDKRPVGYWERIADNEYGFWANVNPKVPHPRWSQAQERLLSNGEEVPTQLYNGYADYVADIYKGMDDEKLFM from the coding sequence ATGCTGATCAAACGCAAGCGCGGCTGGGAATTGCCAGAAAGCGCGGTGACGCCGGAAGCGATTTATCGCAATCGCCGCAATTTCATCAAGGGCATTGCGGCAGGCACCCTTGGCGCGGCAGCAACGGCCCTTCCTGTTGGCCGTGCCTTTGCCCAGGCCGCCATGCCCGATGGTGACCTTTACCCTGCCAAACGCAACGATGCCTATAAGGTTGACCGCGACATAACCCCCAAGGCCAAGGCAACCGGCTATAACAATTTCTATGAATTTGGCTCGCACAAATTCATTGCCGAGGCCGCACAGGCCCTCAAGACATCGCCCTGGACGGTCAAAATTGATGGCATGGTTGAAAAACCAATGGAAATCGATTTCGAAGACCTCGTGCGCAAAATGCCGCTGGAAGAACGTGTCTATCGTTTCCGCTGCGTTGAGGCCTGGGCCATGACCGTGCCCTGGACCGGTTTCCCGCTGAAGGCACTGGTTGATTTTGCCAAACCGATGTCAGGCGCAAAATATATCGAAATGGAAACCGCCTCGCAGGAAGATACCATGCCGGGCCTTAAACAGTTCTGGTATCCGTGGCCCTATGTCGAAGGCCTGACGATGGCCGAGGCCACCAATGAACTGACCATGATCGCCACCGGCCTTTATGGCGAACCCATTCCCAAACAGAACGGCGCGCCGCTGCGTTTGGTAACACCCTGGAAATACGGCTTTAAAAACATCAAATCGATTGTGCGCTTTACCTTCACCGACAAACGCCCGGTCGGTTACTGGGAACGCATCGCCGACAACGAATATGGTTTCTGGGCCAATGTGAACCCCAAGGTTCCCCATCCGCGCTGGAGCCAGGCGCAGGAACGCCTGCTGTCCAATGGCGAGGAAGTCCCGACCCAGCTTTATAACGGTTATGCCGATTATGTTGCCGATATCTATAAAGGCATGGATGACGAAAAACTGTTCATGTAA
- a CDS encoding elongation factor G yields MPPSSAISQTGSATSQSGLSGHSTQPPRCAALVGPYSSGKSSLLESLLAFSGTLHRKGSIREGTTIADSNAEARSRQMSIEPTIARTTYLDEEWHFIDCPGSVDFAQDSRDAVMVCDVAIVVVEADSEKMVTAAPILQFLDHNRIPHLVFINKTDNSGCRIRNSLAALQELTSRPLVLREIPLRDKGENEAITGFVDLVSERAYEYCEDGSPSRLIALPTQNRTDETSARDTLLEQLADFDDSLLEQILDDHTPANNDIYASLGRDLADDLIVPVFFGSGEHDHGIRRLFKALRHEAPGPEVAAYRLGIDPSSGNCATQIFKTFHLPHEGRFCIGRVLAGTLRQGDALGQDHATGLCTLFGNRHDKIDQAQTGCVIGLPRMNHARTGMLLGAQGQSSLDLWPAPLPPLYQLALVVNKPGDDVKLNEALRHLCEQDRSLSVMHHDQSGQLVLQGQGDIHLQLVLAQLAERYHLDIGTMAVATGFQETIRTAFEAHGRYKKQSGGHGQFGDVKLTARPLARGSGFEFVDAIVGGAIPRQYIGAVQKGIVDALRTGPLGFPVIDLQVTLTDGAFHAVDSSDQAFQMAGRLAIADGLKNAGTTLLEPVDSVTFIVPVSCTSRAQRLISSRRGQILGFNAREGWPGWDEIQANMPGSETRDMILELRSITLGTGFFTREFSHMQEISGKAADAALKREA; encoded by the coding sequence GTGCCTCCCTCATCCGCTATTTCCCAAACCGGTTCCGCAACTTCCCAATCTGGCCTGTCAGGCCATTCTACGCAGCCACCGCGCTGTGCAGCACTTGTTGGCCCCTATTCATCGGGCAAAAGCAGCCTGCTTGAAAGCCTGCTGGCCTTTTCTGGCACCCTGCACCGAAAAGGATCCATCCGCGAGGGCACGACCATCGCCGATAGCAATGCCGAAGCCCGCAGCCGACAAATGAGCATTGAGCCGACGATTGCCAGAACCACCTATCTTGACGAAGAATGGCATTTCATTGATTGCCCCGGTTCGGTCGATTTCGCGCAGGACAGCCGCGACGCCGTGATGGTGTGTGACGTTGCCATTGTCGTTGTCGAAGCAGACAGTGAAAAAATGGTCACGGCCGCACCGATCCTGCAATTTCTGGATCACAACCGTATTCCGCATCTGGTTTTCATCAACAAAACCGATAATTCAGGCTGCCGTATCCGCAACAGCCTTGCCGCCCTGCAGGAACTGACAAGCCGCCCGCTGGTTTTGCGCGAAATCCCCCTGCGTGACAAAGGCGAAAACGAAGCCATTACCGGCTTTGTCGATCTGGTATCCGAGCGGGCCTATGAATATTGCGAAGATGGCAGCCCGTCGCGCCTGATCGCCCTGCCCACCCAAAACCGGACTGACGAAACCAGCGCCCGCGACACCCTGCTTGAACAGCTTGCCGATTTTGACGACAGCCTGCTTGAACAAATCCTCGATGACCACACTCCGGCAAATAACGATATTTACGCAAGCCTTGGCCGCGATCTTGCCGATGATCTGATCGTGCCGGTCTTTTTTGGTTCTGGCGAACATGATCATGGCATTCGCCGCCTGTTCAAAGCACTGCGCCACGAGGCCCCGGGGCCGGAAGTTGCTGCCTACCGCCTGGGCATTGACCCGTCATCAGGCAATTGCGCCACCCAGATTTTCAAAACATTTCACCTGCCCCACGAGGGCCGGTTTTGCATTGGCCGTGTTCTGGCCGGTACATTGCGCCAGGGCGATGCATTGGGGCAGGACCACGCAACGGGCCTTTGCACCCTGTTTGGCAACCGTCATGATAAAATCGACCAGGCGCAAACAGGCTGTGTCATTGGCCTGCCACGCATGAACCATGCCCGCACCGGTATGCTTCTGGGCGCACAGGGGCAATCATCGCTGGACCTATGGCCAGCCCCGTTACCCCCGCTTTATCAATTGGCACTGGTGGTCAACAAACCGGGCGATGATGTCAAACTCAACGAAGCCCTGCGCCACTTATGCGAACAGGACCGATCCCTTTCCGTTATGCATCATGACCAAAGCGGCCAACTGGTTTTGCAGGGCCAGGGCGATATCCACCTGCAACTGGTATTGGCCCAGCTTGCCGAACGCTATCATCTTGATATCGGCACAATGGCGGTTGCCACCGGTTTTCAGGAAACCATCCGCACCGCGTTCGAGGCCCATGGCCGCTATAAAAAACAAAGTGGCGGCCACGGCCAGTTTGGCGATGTCAAATTAACTGCCCGCCCGCTTGCCCGCGGTAGCGGGTTTGAATTTGTCGATGCCATAGTGGGCGGTGCTATCCCCCGGCAATATATTGGCGCGGTTCAAAAAGGCATCGTCGATGCCCTGCGCACCGGCCCGCTGGGTTTTCCTGTTATTGATTTGCAGGTCACCCTGACCGATGGCGCCTTTCACGCCGTTGACAGTTCCGACCAGGCCTTTCAAATGGCCGGGCGCCTTGCAATTGCCGACGGGCTGAAAAATGCGGGCACAACCCTTTTGGAACCGGTTGATAGCGTAACCTTTATTGTGCCGGTCAGTTGCACATCCAGGGCACAACGCCTGATCAGTTCACGCCGTGGTCAGATCCTGGGTTTCAATGCCCGTGAAGGCTGGCCGGGATGGGATGAAATCCAGGCGAACATGCCCGGCAGCGAAACCCGCGACATGATCCTGGAATTACGTTCCATTACACTGGGCACCGGGTTTTTCACCCGCGAATTTTCCCATATGCAGGAAATTTCAGGCAAGGCCGCCGATGCCGCCCTGAAACGCGAAGCATGA
- the gpJ gene encoding TipJ family phage tail tip protein: MSKIPEQMNNLQNQTIRVLASKSVFNPMPVEHVLPAQGKTIAEMLCEMRQRGEIDELLIDDQARPLGGLDVQVWLGDWNISSAQMLIPAELWYRVRVKPGMSLAVTLRPGKGGGGKSPVRILLTIVVIAVSIYTGGATAGWAAGAGYGPAASAAIGAAAGAAVTAVGNILINSIAPPPTANISAARGDFSRNTESPTWSLDGVANDPDPYGPIPQLFGIKRITPPRVTEFFTENVGDDVYARVTLGCGYGPMRFSEPRFGTTPVANFENVELEYREGWMEDAPSTLFADQPQTDNYNIRITNQSPVIVESREADELVIDYACTGLVYFDDNGNRQNRTVEAKIDIKRLDVDEEYVSAPSSAAPTEASSFLTRVFVPAGERWAVYRTDYPVNGPVTITLFSRAGSYFGSHPLAGYQYQVYVRTYDPDRNDLVGVIFPSSFIMVWQSSQIAPGGSQTHTITPPVGKRLEIAVHLGTYWVTVPRGTPSKWIPNNFPASDPDWMMYDDPEISYMTSAPNIERISLSMTAASENSVRRSVRIPLPSHGRYAIRTRRLTADSDSPRVRDDLYITAVKNILHKPPISKKGIATISFRAKAGDQLQGLLDRFSVRASRLLPVYDRDTQTWDWKETKNPAWAALWCLMGEAVAQPCGVEKIDLPMWLGLADFCARKPPHSDLPDAIDPESEDTAYFRYCGYFRDRRAATRRAQDILSSCRAQLVMIAGKYSVVWEDPEPVRVSYLGPENCQSLTRKRTFVNLPHGLRVQWRDMAENDRELIVYRDGFDANNSTLFEVLQLEGCDGDDMAWREGRYWFAVARLRQKTTTAIVGHEHLRFGLGSMVGVSHPVPKIGVASGRIKAVSHDEMGNVTSVTLDQPVPFDGEHDYCVRMWLAKGGTAYSTVTHETGEYVTLTLDNPVAPRDFADPESAPVAGNYFQFGIVGYELRDMLVKNIARHDDFHALVELVDAAPEIHLADQVVIPDTVQPPQSGDISPPAAVIDLSVSEKVVRLGNVTQSSLVVSWRPAEGRLVSSYQVYYALKDESPIFYAPVTTAKITIPVELQGKQYQVWVVAVSPSGNRLSINESASETLFVSGQLPKPATPSNVRLAFANGSATISVDPQNDADLFELTIATPVSAGASLGGSLAASQTVQFAGTTATVPVPLAGTYHFTLRAVNFQGTASDAIDRSLTQNRAWARNAVASFPVSTDGGAFTGSIGRTDSNQIRRPSIVGTAWSIPDGSNDIEVFNGMWDLKEVSPSDLASLPPAWFVGPRLTEAAEWQSDIIDFGEDLTGVWWSDQKAEIVDFSGVINWADVPPAVLATRSPSVLKPDNATIGVVLELGMEPDLSDARPVIGHFEGTARYGHIRVSTRSQSWVVEAYASDMTIHCDAPDEVDAGSGIIALDDMPQDVSFARKFAVVPTVVVVAEEDGTAKLISNSVTKTGFQVSGVTGTRFTWHAQGVV; this comes from the coding sequence ATGTCTAAAATCCCCGAGCAGATGAACAACCTGCAAAATCAGACTATTCGCGTTCTTGCGAGCAAATCTGTTTTTAATCCGATGCCAGTCGAGCATGTCTTGCCAGCACAGGGCAAAACCATTGCCGAGATGCTGTGCGAGATGCGCCAACGTGGTGAGATTGATGAACTCTTAATCGATGACCAGGCACGTCCGCTCGGTGGGCTTGACGTGCAGGTCTGGCTCGGCGACTGGAATATTTCATCGGCGCAAATGCTGATCCCCGCCGAGCTGTGGTATCGTGTGCGGGTTAAGCCGGGCATGTCGCTGGCTGTGACCTTGCGGCCCGGCAAAGGCGGTGGTGGCAAGAGTCCGGTACGCATCTTACTAACCATCGTCGTGATCGCGGTTTCGATTTACACAGGTGGCGCAACTGCTGGATGGGCCGCAGGAGCAGGTTATGGCCCTGCTGCCTCTGCCGCCATTGGTGCTGCTGCCGGTGCCGCCGTCACAGCTGTTGGCAATATCCTGATCAATTCGATTGCACCACCCCCGACCGCCAATATTTCGGCGGCACGCGGTGATTTCAGCCGCAATACGGAAAGTCCCACATGGTCGCTGGATGGCGTTGCCAACGACCCCGATCCCTATGGCCCGATCCCGCAGCTTTTTGGCATCAAGCGCATCACGCCGCCGCGCGTGACGGAGTTTTTTACCGAAAATGTCGGCGATGATGTTTATGCCCGCGTCACGCTGGGCTGCGGCTATGGACCAATGCGGTTTTCCGAGCCGCGTTTTGGCACCACCCCGGTGGCGAATTTTGAAAATGTCGAGCTTGAATATCGTGAAGGCTGGATGGAGGATGCGCCATCAACCCTGTTTGCCGATCAGCCGCAGACCGACAATTATAACATTCGCATCACCAACCAGAGCCCGGTGATTGTCGAGAGCCGCGAGGCCGACGAACTGGTGATTGACTATGCCTGCACCGGGCTGGTCTATTTTGACGACAACGGTAATCGCCAGAACCGCACGGTCGAAGCCAAGATCGACATCAAGCGCCTTGATGTCGATGAGGAATATGTCTCTGCCCCCAGTTCGGCGGCCCCCACGGAAGCGAGCAGCTTTCTCACCCGTGTTTTCGTGCCCGCTGGTGAACGCTGGGCGGTTTACCGCACCGACTACCCGGTGAACGGTCCCGTTACGATCACACTTTTTTCGCGCGCAGGCTCTTATTTCGGCTCTCACCCGTTAGCGGGTTATCAGTATCAGGTCTATGTGCGTACCTACGATCCGGATCGCAATGATCTGGTGGGGGTCATATTTCCCTCAAGTTTTATCATGGTCTGGCAAAGCAGCCAGATTGCCCCCGGCGGGTCGCAGACCCATACGATCACCCCTCCCGTCGGGAAACGTCTCGAAATAGCCGTGCATCTTGGCACCTATTGGGTGACGGTGCCACGGGGCACACCTTCGAAATGGATACCGAACAATTTCCCCGCGTCTGATCCCGACTGGATGATGTATGACGATCCCGAGATCAGCTATATGACGTCGGCGCCCAACATTGAACGCATCAGCCTGTCGATGACGGCGGCCAGTGAGAATTCGGTGCGCCGGTCGGTACGGATACCACTGCCGTCGCACGGGCGGTACGCGATCCGCACAAGGCGGTTAACGGCTGATAGCGACAGCCCGCGTGTCCGCGATGATCTGTATATCACGGCGGTGAAAAACATCCTCCACAAACCGCCAATCAGCAAAAAGGGCATTGCCACCATCAGCTTTCGCGCCAAGGCGGGGGATCAGCTTCAGGGGCTGCTGGATCGTTTCAGTGTCAGGGCGTCGCGCTTGCTCCCGGTTTATGACCGCGACACACAAACATGGGACTGGAAGGAAACCAAAAACCCGGCATGGGCAGCACTCTGGTGCCTGATGGGTGAAGCGGTGGCCCAGCCTTGCGGGGTCGAAAAGATCGACCTGCCGATGTGGCTGGGCCTGGCCGATTTTTGTGCCCGCAAGCCCCCGCATAGCGATCTGCCCGATGCCATCGACCCGGAATCGGAAGACACCGCCTATTTTCGCTATTGCGGCTATTTCCGGGATCGTCGGGCGGCAACAAGGCGCGCCCAGGACATACTGTCGTCGTGTCGGGCACAACTGGTAATGATTGCCGGGAAATATTCCGTGGTGTGGGAAGACCCGGAGCCGGTGCGCGTTTCCTATCTTGGCCCGGAAAACTGCCAATCACTGACCCGCAAACGCACCTTTGTTAATTTGCCGCATGGCTTGCGGGTGCAATGGCGCGACATGGCCGAAAACGACCGTGAACTGATTGTCTATCGCGATGGCTTTGACGCCAATAACTCAACTCTGTTTGAAGTCCTTCAGCTTGAAGGCTGTGACGGCGATGACATGGCCTGGCGCGAAGGCCGTTACTGGTTTGCGGTTGCCCGGTTGCGGCAAAAAACCACCACCGCGATTGTTGGCCACGAGCATTTGCGCTTTGGTCTGGGCAGTATGGTTGGTGTCAGCCACCCGGTGCCCAAAATCGGGGTGGCCAGTGGGCGCATTAAAGCGGTTTCCCATGATGAAATGGGGAACGTGACCTCCGTAACGCTCGATCAGCCCGTACCCTTTGACGGGGAGCATGATTATTGCGTTCGCATGTGGCTGGCCAAGGGCGGCACGGCATATAGCACCGTCACGCATGAAACCGGTGAATATGTCACACTCACGCTCGATAACCCGGTCGCCCCGCGCGATTTTGCAGATCCCGAAAGTGCTCCGGTCGCGGGCAATTACTTTCAGTTCGGCATTGTCGGTTACGAACTGCGCGACATGCTGGTCAAGAATATCGCCCGGCATGATGATTTTCATGCGCTGGTCGAACTGGTGGACGCCGCCCCCGAAATCCACCTTGCCGATCAGGTCGTGATCCCTGACACCGTGCAACCACCGCAATCAGGCGACATTTCGCCCCCGGCGGCGGTGATTGACCTTTCCGTAAGCGAAAAGGTCGTGCGGCTGGGCAATGTCACCCAAAGCAGCCTGGTCGTTTCATGGCGTCCCGCCGAGGGCCGTCTGGTCTCAAGCTATCAGGTTTATTATGCTCTGAAGGATGAAAGCCCGATCTTTTACGCCCCGGTTACGACAGCCAAAATAACCATCCCGGTCGAGCTTCAGGGCAAACAATATCAGGTTTGGGTGGTGGCGGTGTCACCATCCGGCAACCGGCTGTCGATCAATGAGAGTGCCAGCGAAACCCTGTTTGTCTCGGGCCAGCTTCCCAAACCGGCAACGCCATCGAATGTGCGGCTGGCCTTTGCCAATGGCTCGGCCACGATCAGCGTCGATCCGCAAAATGATGCCGATCTGTTTGAGTTGACGATTGCCACACCGGTTTCCGCCGGGGCCTCGCTGGGCGGTAGCCTTGCCGCCTCGCAAACCGTGCAATTTGCCGGTACGACAGCGACCGTGCCAGTGCCGCTGGCAGGCACGTATCATTTCACCCTGCGCGCGGTGAATTTTCAGGGCACTGCATCGGATGCCATTGATCGCAGCCTGACGCAAAACCGTGCCTGGGCACGCAATGCGGTGGCCAGCTTCCCGGTTTCAACCGACGGCGGAGCCTTCACCGGCTCGATTGGCCGTACCGATAGCAACCAAATCCGCCGCCCGTCGATTGTTGGCACCGCCTGGTCAATCCCGGATGGCTCCAACGACATCGAGGTCTTTAACGGCATGTGGGATTTAAAGGAAGTTTCCCCTTCTGATCTCGCCAGTCTGCCCCCGGCATGGTTTGTCGGCCCGCGCCTGACGGAAGCCGCCGAATGGCAATCCGACATTATCGATTTCGGCGAGGATTTGACGGGCGTCTGGTGGTCTGATCAAAAAGCGGAGATCGTTGATTTTAGCGGGGTCATCAACTGGGCCGACGTACCGCCCGCCGTCCTGGCCACCCGCAGCCCGTCCGTGCTCAAACCTGACAACGCCACCATTGGTGTGGTGCTGGAACTGGGCATGGAGCCGGATTTAAGCGATGCCCGGCCCGTCATCGGTCATTTTGAAGGCACGGCGCGCTATGGCCACATTCGGGTCTCAACCCGCTCTCAAAGCTGGGTGGTCGAGGCCTATGCCTCTGACATGACCATCCATTGTGATGCACCCGACGAGGTTGATGCAGGCAGCGGTATCATCGCCCTCGATGACATGCCCCAGGACGTCAGTTTTGCCCGCAAATTCGCCGTCGTGCCCACCGTTGTGGTGGTGGCCGAAGAAGACGGCACGGCAAAACTGATCAGTAATTCAGTCACCAAAACAGGTTTTCAGGTCAGCGGTGTAACCGGCACCCGCTTTACCTGGCATGCGCAAGGAGTGGTTTAA